In Rubrobacter radiotolerans DSM 5868, a genomic segment contains:
- a CDS encoding MFS transporter, giving the protein MSAKGASSTTERPASTRLLLIVLSSAVFVSVLNSSMVNVVVPQIGEDFGAAQAQVGWVITSFLLSYAISIPLYGRASDLYSVRSLYVFGLAVFAVGSLLSALAPNLGFLVAGRIVQAVGGAAIPALGTVAVTKALPAGERGAALGLITSSVGIGAAVGPVVGGLVEELASWHYLFLGSMALAAVLIPLSLRVIPRGDRVEGASFDVLGGVLLGLAAGLFLFGITQGQVAGFGSFVPLASFAGSLVSGVGFYGRINHARDPFVSPKLFANRGYVLAMAVGFFAMLGNVASLVMVPLLVTNVNGLSAGLAGLVLSPGAVALAVLSPMTGRLSDSLGVKLPIIAGVAAMLLSTAFLSSYGAGASPVVVSIGMMGIGVGFAFVSPAAVNAAANALSHGDPGEIGAGLGIFQGAFFLGGGVGPAIVGAFLAARQDAGSGALNPLYPLSAPAFSDAFLAISASLAISLVGAFFLRNRASSGKNVG; this is encoded by the coding sequence TTGAGCGCGAAGGGCGCGTCGTCGACTACCGAGCGTCCGGCCTCGACGCGGCTTCTCCTTATCGTTCTCTCTTCGGCGGTCTTTGTCTCGGTCTTGAACAGCTCGATGGTGAACGTGGTCGTGCCGCAGATCGGGGAGGACTTCGGGGCGGCCCAGGCGCAGGTCGGGTGGGTCATCACGTCGTTTCTGCTCTCGTATGCGATCTCCATCCCGCTCTACGGGCGGGCGTCGGACCTTTACAGCGTGCGCTCGCTCTACGTCTTCGGGCTCGCGGTCTTTGCCGTCGGGAGCCTTCTGAGCGCGCTCGCCCCGAACCTCGGCTTTCTCGTCGCCGGAAGGATCGTCCAGGCGGTGGGAGGAGCGGCGATCCCGGCGCTCGGGACGGTCGCGGTCACGAAGGCGCTCCCGGCGGGCGAGCGGGGCGCGGCGCTCGGCCTTATAACGTCGAGCGTCGGGATCGGGGCGGCGGTCGGTCCGGTTGTCGGGGGCCTCGTAGAGGAGCTTGCGAGCTGGCACTACCTATTTCTCGGCTCGATGGCGCTCGCGGCCGTCCTGATCCCGCTCTCCCTGCGCGTTATCCCGCGCGGCGACCGGGTCGAGGGCGCGTCCTTCGACGTTCTCGGGGGCGTGCTCCTCGGGCTTGCGGCGGGGCTCTTTCTTTTCGGGATAACGCAGGGGCAGGTCGCGGGCTTCGGGAGCTTCGTGCCGCTCGCAAGCTTCGCCGGGTCGCTCGTGAGCGGGGTCGGCTTCTACGGGAGGATCAACCACGCAAGGGACCCGTTCGTCTCTCCGAAGCTCTTTGCGAACCGGGGCTACGTGCTTGCCATGGCGGTCGGCTTCTTCGCGATGCTCGGGAACGTCGCCTCGCTCGTGATGGTCCCGCTCCTCGTCACGAACGTGAACGGTCTCTCGGCGGGGCTCGCGGGGCTCGTGCTCTCGCCGGGCGCGGTCGCGCTCGCGGTCCTCTCCCCGATGACGGGCAGGCTCTCGGACTCCCTCGGGGTGAAGCTGCCGATAATCGCCGGAGTCGCAGCGATGCTCCTCTCGACGGCCTTTCTCTCGTCCTACGGGGCGGGGGCTTCTCCGGTCGTCGTCTCGATCGGGATGATGGGCATCGGCGTCGGCTTCGCCTTCGTGAGCCCGGCGGCGGTGAACGCGGCGGCGAACGCGCTCTCGCACGGCGACCCGGGGGAGATCGGGGCCGGGCTCGGCATCTTTCAGGGGGCTTTCTTTCTCGGCGGCGGCGTGGGGCCGGCGATAGTCGGGGCCTTTCTCGCCGCCCGCCAGGACGCGGGCTCGGGGGCTCTCAACCCGCTCTACCCGCTGTCGGCCCCGGCGTTCTCCGATGCGTTTCTTGCGATCTCGGCCTCGCTCGCGATCTCGCTCGTCGGGGCCTTCTTCCTCAGAAACCGCGCGTCCAGCGGGAAAAACGTGGGATAA
- the selD gene encoding selenide, water dikinase SelD yields MAPGVLEQVLESFGPSRSTLEGASSSLKTRDDAGFIPFAGGLLLQSVDFFPPIVDDPYRFGQIAAANALSDIYAMGGAPLTAMNLVGFPKDLDLGVLQCILAGGMSKIEESGAQLCGGHSVEDAEPKYGLSVTGFVEQEKVARNLGARPGDALVLTKPVGFGILTTAVKRSLVTEDEIEDAIASATRLNRAAAEAMDGIGVSAATDVTGYGLAGHLSEVTRASGVGAVVRLGEVPLLDRAAELASSGCYPGGLKTNRAYLGDYVTLDGATEEQALPVFDPQTSGGLLVAVPQNNCQAYLAALEERGASGWTVGEIVRGEGIRVTS; encoded by the coding sequence CTGGCTCCAGGGGTCCTGGAGCAGGTACTTGAGTCGTTCGGCCCGTCCCGCTCGACGCTCGAAGGGGCGTCGAGCAGCCTGAAGACGCGCGACGACGCGGGCTTTATCCCGTTCGCCGGGGGGCTCCTCCTTCAGTCGGTGGACTTTTTTCCCCCGATCGTGGACGACCCGTACCGCTTCGGGCAGATCGCCGCCGCCAACGCTCTCTCGGACATCTACGCGATGGGCGGCGCCCCCCTGACGGCGATGAACCTCGTCGGCTTCCCGAAGGACCTCGACCTTGGGGTACTTCAGTGCATACTCGCCGGCGGGATGTCCAAGATCGAGGAGTCCGGGGCGCAGCTCTGCGGCGGCCACTCCGTCGAGGACGCGGAGCCGAAGTACGGTCTCTCCGTGACGGGCTTTGTCGAGCAGGAGAAGGTCGCGCGGAACCTCGGAGCGCGCCCGGGCGACGCGCTCGTCCTTACGAAGCCCGTCGGGTTCGGCATCCTCACCACCGCCGTGAAGCGCTCTCTTGTCACCGAGGACGAGATAGAAGACGCCATCGCCTCGGCGACGCGCCTCAACCGGGCCGCCGCCGAGGCGATGGACGGCATCGGGGTGTCGGCGGCGACGGACGTTACGGGCTACGGGCTCGCGGGGCACCTCTCGGAGGTTACGCGGGCGAGCGGGGTCGGTGCGGTCGTGCGGCTCGGGGAGGTCCCGCTCCTCGACCGGGCGGCGGAGCTGGCCTCGTCGGGCTGCTACCCGGGCGGCCTGAAGACCAACCGGGCGTACCTCGGGGACTACGTAACGCTCGACGGCGCAACCGAGGAGCAGGCCCTCCCGGTCTTCGACCCGCAGACGAGTGGCGGGCTCCTCGTCGCCGTACCGCAGAACAACTGCCAAGCCTACCTCGCGGCGCTTGAGGAGCGCGGGGCTTCGGGCTGGACCGTCGGGGAGATCGTCCGGGGCGAGGGCATCCGGGTAACGTCCTAG
- a CDS encoding DUF418 domain-containing protein — MDGRGPKTRACGFRSAGYADPPGFELDRTQRGFRPVGGERVLALDVLRGFALLGILLVNVELFRGPEFWLALAGEQVLSGLDLVLGFLVAALAQSKFYSIFSFLFGLGLVLQTVRAERRGVGSGVFLARRLAVLGLFGLVHAVFVWSGDILLTYAVLGFAFLLFRRRSTRTLVIWAALMLFVPGLVALFLGGLFLLASTTPEGAQAVAESQAGQSALFREVAGSAERAYGSGSYGEMVRQRLTELALYASSLPFLAPSIFGMFLLGGAVARAGWTEEPGAHRAGIRRAIFWGIVVGLPLSVLGAVGLFSDGESLFGPALFIVGQALQLLGAPFLAAAYMGIVVLLVLSRPGSALAGRFAAVGRMALTNYLLQSLVFTGIFYGLGLYGRVGLAPALLLCFAFFAAQLLFSPLWLRRFGQGPMEALWRRLSYGKSGR; from the coding sequence TTGGATGGTCGCGGCCCGAAGACGCGGGCCTGCGGCTTCCGGTCCGCAGGCTACGCAGATCCCCCGGGGTTCGAGTTGGATCGAACACAGAGAGGTTTCAGGCCGGTCGGCGGCGAGCGGGTGCTCGCGCTCGACGTCCTGCGGGGCTTCGCGCTTCTCGGGATACTCCTCGTCAACGTCGAGCTGTTTCGTGGTCCTGAGTTCTGGCTCGCTCTCGCCGGCGAACAAGTCCTTTCTGGGCTCGACCTCGTCCTCGGATTTCTTGTGGCGGCGCTCGCGCAGAGCAAGTTCTACAGCATCTTCTCCTTTCTCTTCGGTCTCGGGCTCGTGCTCCAGACGGTGCGCGCCGAGCGGCGAGGCGTCGGGTCAGGGGTGTTTCTGGCGCGCAGGCTCGCGGTGCTCGGGCTCTTCGGGCTCGTGCACGCGGTCTTTGTCTGGAGCGGGGACATACTCCTGACGTACGCCGTGCTCGGGTTCGCGTTCCTGCTCTTCCGGCGCCGGAGCACAAGGACGCTCGTGATCTGGGCCGCTCTCATGCTCTTCGTGCCCGGCCTCGTCGCCCTTTTTCTCGGCGGGCTCTTCCTGCTTGCCTCCACAACGCCCGAGGGTGCGCAGGCCGTTGCCGAGTCTCAGGCCGGGCAAAGCGCGCTCTTCCGGGAGGTCGCCGGGTCGGCCGAGCGGGCCTACGGCTCCGGAAGCTACGGGGAGATGGTCCGCCAGCGGCTCACCGAGCTCGCACTCTACGCGAGCAGCCTCCCGTTCCTCGCCCCGAGTATCTTCGGGATGTTCCTTCTCGGGGGCGCGGTCGCGCGGGCGGGCTGGACGGAGGAGCCGGGCGCGCACCGCGCCGGTATCCGACGGGCGATCTTCTGGGGGATCGTCGTGGGGCTTCCGCTCAGCGTCCTCGGGGCTGTTGGGCTCTTCTCGGACGGAGAAAGCCTCTTCGGTCCGGCGCTGTTCATTGTGGGGCAGGCGCTCCAGCTTCTGGGGGCGCCGTTCCTCGCCGCGGCCTACATGGGCATCGTGGTGCTGCTCGTCCTCTCCCGGCCGGGCTCGGCGCTCGCGGGACGCTTCGCCGCCGTCGGGCGTATGGCCCTGACGAACTACCTGCTCCAGAGCCTCGTCTTTACCGGGATCTTCTACGGACTCGGGCTCTACGGACGCGTCGGGCTCGCCCCGGCGCTCCTCCTGTGCTTCGCCTTCTTCGCCGCGCAACTCCTCTTCAGCCCGCTCTGGCTCCGGAGGTTCGGTCAGGGTCCGATGGAGGCCCTCTGGAGACGGCTCTCCTACGGGAAGAGCGGACGCTAG
- the phnE gene encoding phosphonate ABC transporter, permease protein PhnE, with protein MASLRTEPAASAKVGGALPRFSWGVSLAVLVVLGLGGWSAHGVGFDLAKLLTGAVPVERFVSQMFPPDLSGATLRATGTGLVETFQMSFLGALVGAALALPLAALGTRGVREVGTSRAGRLARSVPYHAARSVLNVFRSVPDILWALVFVVALGLGPFPGTLALAVHSAGVLGKLYSETLEAVPARPAEALAASGAGGFQIFLFARLPQAAAGFASLSLYQWECNIRSATILGFVGAGGIGQQILIAMNLFDYSRVATLVGATVLVVLAVDRLSAAVRGRLVS; from the coding sequence ATGGCGTCGCTTCGCACTGAGCCCGCCGCGAGCGCGAAGGTCGGGGGCGCGTTGCCGCGCTTCTCGTGGGGCGTCAGCCTCGCGGTGCTCGTTGTTCTCGGGCTCGGGGGCTGGAGCGCGCACGGCGTCGGCTTCGACCTTGCAAAGCTCCTCACCGGCGCGGTCCCGGTCGAGCGGTTCGTCTCGCAGATGTTCCCCCCGGACCTCTCGGGGGCGACCCTCCGGGCAACGGGGACCGGCCTCGTGGAGACCTTCCAGATGTCCTTTCTCGGGGCGCTTGTCGGAGCCGCCCTAGCCCTTCCGCTCGCCGCGCTCGGGACGCGCGGGGTGCGGGAGGTCGGGACCTCGCGCGCCGGGCGGCTAGCACGCTCGGTGCCGTACCACGCCGCGCGCTCCGTTCTGAACGTGTTCCGGAGCGTCCCGGACATCCTCTGGGCGCTCGTCTTTGTTGTCGCGCTCGGGCTCGGGCCGTTTCCTGGGACCCTGGCGCTCGCCGTCCACTCGGCCGGGGTGCTCGGCAAGCTCTACAGCGAGACGCTTGAGGCCGTCCCGGCGCGTCCTGCGGAGGCGCTCGCCGCCTCCGGAGCGGGTGGGTTTCAGATCTTTCTTTTTGCCCGGCTGCCGCAGGCCGCGGCGGGGTTCGCCTCACTCTCGCTGTATCAGTGGGAGTGCAACATAAGGTCGGCGACGATCCTCGGTTTCGTCGGGGCGGGCGGGATCGGGCAGCAGATCCTGATCGCCATGAACCTCTTCGACTACTCGCGGGTCGCAACGCTCGTAGGAGCTACAGTACTGGTCGTTCTCGCCGTGGACCGGCTCTCGGCCGCGGTCCGCGGCCGGCTCGTAAGCTAG
- a CDS encoding phosphonate ABC transporter ATP-binding protein, whose protein sequence is MSVRFGESLPALDGVSLEVASGERLAVVGSSGAGKSTLFRTLTRGVPATGEVVLGGRDLYRLGSRELRAVRRRVGTVRQGYDLVPQLPAGMNVALGELVGLGPLASLAAFFRGPGAGISRRAAEALGRVGMPEKILARTGDLSGGQQQRVAVARLLVQRPDLVLADEPFSAVDPVTSEKVFETLLDLNREGATLIVNLHDVALARRFPRLVALKDGRVAYDGPPQVLTESRLAGIYSTDPARLPANGDGKDARTRSGTPLPGGLDGVASH, encoded by the coding sequence GTGAGCGTCCGGTTCGGCGAGAGCCTGCCGGCCCTCGACGGGGTCTCTCTGGAGGTCGCCTCCGGGGAGCGGCTCGCGGTCGTGGGCTCCTCGGGGGCGGGGAAGTCCACACTCTTCCGGACGCTCACACGCGGCGTACCGGCGACGGGAGAGGTCGTTCTCGGCGGGCGCGACCTCTACCGGCTCGGCTCGCGCGAGCTTCGCGCCGTGCGCAGAAGAGTCGGGACGGTCCGCCAGGGCTACGACCTCGTGCCGCAGCTCCCGGCCGGGATGAACGTCGCGCTCGGGGAGCTCGTCGGTCTCGGTCCGCTCGCCTCCCTAGCAGCGTTCTTCCGGGGACCGGGGGCCGGTATCTCCCGTCGCGCCGCCGAAGCGCTCGGGAGGGTCGGGATGCCGGAGAAGATCCTTGCCCGGACGGGCGACCTCTCCGGCGGCCAGCAGCAGCGCGTCGCCGTGGCGCGGCTCCTCGTGCAAAGGCCGGACCTCGTGCTCGCCGACGAGCCCTTCTCCGCAGTGGACCCGGTCACCTCCGAGAAGGTCTTCGAGACGCTCCTCGACCTCAACCGGGAGGGTGCGACCCTGATCGTCAACCTCCACGACGTAGCGCTCGCCCGCCGTTTCCCCCGCCTCGTGGCCCTCAAGGACGGCCGCGTCGCCTACGACGGTCCCCCGCAGGTGCTTACCGAATCGAGGCTCGCCGGGATCTACTCCACAGACCCCGCGCGACTCCCCGCCAATGGTGACGGGAAAGACGCAAGGACGCGGTCCGGGACCCCGCTTCCCGGAGGACTCGATGGCGTCGCTTCGCACTGA
- the phnD gene encoding phosphate/phosphite/phosphonate ABC transporter substrate-binding protein: MTRKGNRMFDKTLKRGTLLLAVLLAVLVAGGCGEAGEEAQEATEPPQETEALRVGLIPNQAPEEVETRYEPLGDYLSEELGRPVELSVPTGYPAVVEAMAAGELDLAYFGGLTYVQARERAEVSPLVTEVNPRTGDTTYRAAIVVPAASDIETVEELEGADFAFGSVSSTSGSLYPSVMLADAGIDYRTDLGNYTYTGGHDATAQAVANGNVDAGGLEYRILLDLQEEGIIDPDDVRVIATSDPIQGYPWVVRDELPEDLRESIATAFLELNDPELLDLLRAEGYERVEASDYDYVEERARELDLLTETG; encoded by the coding sequence ATGACCCGGAAAGGAAACCGCATGTTCGACAAGACGCTCAAGAGAGGCACCTTGCTTCTCGCCGTCCTGCTCGCAGTCCTTGTTGCGGGCGGCTGCGGAGAGGCGGGAGAGGAGGCCCAGGAGGCGACCGAGCCGCCACAGGAGACGGAGGCGCTACGGGTGGGCCTGATCCCCAACCAGGCCCCCGAGGAGGTCGAGACGCGCTACGAGCCACTCGGGGACTACCTCTCGGAGGAGCTTGGCAGGCCCGTCGAGCTCTCCGTCCCGACGGGATACCCGGCGGTCGTCGAGGCGATGGCCGCCGGAGAGCTCGACCTCGCGTACTTCGGCGGGCTCACCTACGTGCAGGCCCGCGAGCGGGCCGAGGTCAGCCCGCTCGTAACCGAGGTCAACCCGAGAACCGGCGACACGACCTACCGGGCCGCGATAGTCGTCCCGGCCGCAAGCGACATAGAGACGGTCGAGGAGCTCGAAGGAGCGGACTTCGCCTTTGGGAGCGTCTCCTCGACGAGCGGTTCGCTGTATCCCTCGGTCATGCTCGCAGACGCCGGAATAGACTACCGGACGGACCTCGGCAACTACACCTACACCGGCGGCCACGACGCAACGGCGCAGGCCGTCGCGAACGGCAACGTGGACGCGGGCGGTCTTGAGTACCGCATCCTGCTCGACCTGCAGGAAGAAGGCATCATCGACCCCGACGACGTGCGCGTGATCGCGACCTCCGACCCGATCCAGGGCTACCCGTGGGTTGTCCGCGACGAGCTACCGGAGGACCTGCGGGAGAGCATCGCGACCGCCTTTCTCGAACTCAACGACCCCGAGCTCCTCGACCTTCTTCGCGCCGAGGGCTACGAGCGCGTCGAGGCGAGCGACTACGACTACGTCGAGGAGCGGGCCCGCGAGCTAGACCTGCTCACCGAGACGGGCTGA
- a CDS encoding LysR substrate-binding domain-containing protein has translation MNGVSLQGLRVFLAVVESGSVSGAGRALGISQPAVSGHLHSLEKRFGVALLDRDRPIAPTRAGEKLAGHARRVLAATRELEEEMVRQRAPGGTLAVGASTTPAETIVPGAVARLAAECPEVSPRVRVGDTEDTLAALLRREVEVALVGQEPEDARLEARFVEEDRLTAVVRTGDGKLPEVTVEELSRASFVLRERGSATRRAVERTLRAAGVEPKIAAEIGSNAAVAGAVAAGAGVGVLPERALPRSPGVEPLRVKGLGFTRPLVLVTERGRRLSPAASAFIEVCLNRDGR, from the coding sequence ATGAACGGTGTGAGCCTGCAGGGCCTCCGGGTGTTTCTTGCGGTCGTGGAGAGCGGCTCGGTCTCCGGGGCCGGACGGGCGCTCGGGATCTCGCAGCCCGCCGTCTCGGGGCACCTGCACTCCCTTGAGAAGCGTTTCGGCGTCGCGCTGCTCGACCGAGACCGCCCGATCGCCCCGACGCGGGCCGGGGAGAAGCTGGCGGGGCACGCCCGGCGCGTGCTCGCTGCGACCAGGGAGCTTGAGGAGGAGATGGTCCGGCAGAGAGCCCCGGGAGGGACGCTCGCGGTCGGGGCCTCGACCACCCCGGCGGAGACGATCGTCCCCGGAGCCGTTGCGCGGCTCGCCGCGGAGTGCCCGGAGGTCTCCCCCCGCGTCCGCGTCGGCGACACGGAGGACACGCTCGCCGCGCTGCTCCGGCGCGAGGTCGAGGTCGCGCTCGTAGGGCAAGAGCCCGAAGACGCCCGCCTTGAGGCGCGCTTCGTCGAGGAGGACCGGCTCACGGCGGTTGTCCGCACCGGGGACGGGAAGTTGCCGGAGGTAACGGTGGAGGAGCTGTCGAGGGCGAGCTTCGTCCTCCGGGAGCGCGGTTCGGCGACGCGCCGGGCGGTCGAGAGGACGCTCCGGGCGGCGGGCGTCGAGCCGAAGATCGCGGCTGAGATCGGCTCGAACGCCGCCGTCGCCGGAGCGGTCGCGGCCGGAGCCGGAGTCGGGGTGCTCCCGGAGCGCGCCCTCCCGAGGAGCCCCGGCGTCGAGCCCCTGCGAGTGAAAGGGCTGGGCTTCACCCGGCCGCTCGTGCTCGTCACCGAGCGCGGCCGGAGACTCTCCCCCGCCGCGAGCGCCTTTATCGAGGTATGTCTCAACCGGGACGGCCGGTAG
- a CDS encoding glycerol-3-phosphate responsive antiterminator codes for MGKETRGSERKLKKFVGLLKANPVIPAVREPGVDLERALSGDHAAIFVLGGDVFEVLRTVKRKYRRPSIFINVDTVGGIAADASGIKYLSGEVDGIITTHRNVVESARGTGLVTVQRLFAIDSSAVSRGVRLIRAADPDCVEILPAVAYPEFAALYEREVARPVLAGGLVRDFKTASRLVEAGAAGISTSERLLWKLA; via the coding sequence GTGGGGAAAGAGACGAGAGGTTCCGAGCGAAAGCTGAAGAAGTTTGTCGGGTTGCTGAAGGCGAACCCGGTGATTCCGGCTGTAAGGGAGCCGGGGGTGGATCTTGAGCGGGCGCTCTCGGGGGACCATGCGGCGATCTTCGTTCTCGGGGGGGACGTCTTCGAGGTCTTGAGGACCGTCAAGCGAAAGTACCGGAGGCCCTCGATCTTTATCAACGTGGACACGGTGGGCGGGATAGCTGCCGATGCGAGCGGGATAAAGTACCTTTCCGGAGAGGTGGACGGGATCATCACAACACACCGCAACGTCGTGGAGTCGGCGCGCGGGACGGGGCTCGTTACGGTGCAGCGGCTCTTTGCAATAGATTCGAGCGCGGTCTCGCGGGGGGTGCGGCTCATAAGGGCCGCCGACCCGGACTGCGTGGAGATACTACCGGCCGTCGCCTACCCGGAGTTCGCCGCGCTCTACGAGCGGGAGGTCGCCCGGCCCGTGCTCGCCGGTGGGCTCGTGCGGGACTTCAAGACCGCATCGAGGCTCGTCGAGGCCGGAGCGGCCGGGATCTCCACGAGCGAGCGTCTGCTCTGGAAGCTTGCGTAA
- the glpK gene encoding glycerol kinase GlpK → MAGEYILAIDQGTTSSRAIVFNHDSATVGEAQQEFTQHYPRPGWVEHDANEIWDVTIKVIRDAISDAGISPGSIAGIGITNQRETVVMWDRQTGEPVHNAIVWQDRRGAPFCTQLSEAGKDEMVREKTGLTIDAYFSGSKVTWLLENVEGVKERARNGEICFGTIDTWLIYKLTGGREHVTDYSNASRTLMYNIFDLKWDDELLEMLGGVPREALPEVKPSSTVYGNTDADVFGAEVPIAGVAGDQQAALFGEVAFEKGLTKNTYGTGSFALMNTGTEPIKSKNQLLTTIAWGLGDEPVEYAIEGAIFITGAAVQWLRDGLGIIQNASETEALAQSVDSNDDVYFVPALVGLGAPHWDSYARGTIVGLTRGTTRAHLARAALESMCYQTRDAVEAMEQDSGAEIPTFKADGGAAANRWMMQFQADILGVPVEVPETLETTALGAAYLAGLATGFWQDKEELKSRWRLRRRYEPQMSEEERERLYGRWKEAVARAKNWAQEAVESPLA, encoded by the coding sequence ATGGCGGGAGAGTACATACTCGCTATAGACCAGGGGACCACTTCGAGCCGGGCGATAGTCTTCAACCACGACAGCGCCACGGTCGGAGAGGCGCAGCAGGAGTTTACGCAGCACTATCCGAGGCCCGGCTGGGTCGAGCACGACGCGAACGAGATCTGGGACGTGACCATAAAGGTCATCCGCGACGCGATAAGCGACGCCGGGATCTCGCCGGGAAGCATCGCCGGGATCGGGATAACGAACCAGCGCGAGACGGTCGTTATGTGGGACCGCCAGACGGGCGAGCCCGTGCACAATGCCATTGTCTGGCAGGACCGGCGCGGGGCTCCCTTCTGCACCCAGCTCTCCGAGGCGGGCAAGGACGAGATGGTGCGCGAGAAGACCGGCCTCACGATAGACGCCTACTTCTCGGGGTCCAAGGTCACGTGGCTGCTTGAGAACGTCGAGGGCGTCAAGGAGCGGGCACGGAACGGGGAGATCTGCTTCGGCACGATCGACACCTGGCTTATCTACAAGCTCACCGGCGGCCGGGAGCACGTAACGGACTACTCGAACGCCTCGCGGACGCTCATGTACAACATCTTCGACCTCAAGTGGGACGACGAGCTTCTGGAGATGCTAGGTGGCGTCCCGCGCGAGGCGCTCCCGGAGGTAAAGCCGAGCTCGACGGTCTACGGCAACACCGACGCCGACGTGTTCGGGGCGGAGGTCCCTATAGCCGGGGTCGCGGGGGATCAGCAGGCCGCGCTCTTTGGAGAGGTCGCCTTCGAGAAGGGCCTTACGAAGAACACCTACGGGACGGGCTCCTTCGCCCTGATGAACACCGGCACCGAGCCGATAAAGAGCAAGAACCAGCTCCTGACGACGATCGCCTGGGGCCTCGGGGACGAGCCGGTCGAGTACGCGATAGAGGGTGCGATCTTCATTACGGGCGCGGCGGTTCAGTGGCTGCGCGACGGGCTCGGGATAATCCAGAACGCCTCCGAGACCGAGGCGCTCGCCCAGAGCGTCGACTCGAACGACGACGTCTACTTTGTTCCGGCGCTTGTCGGGCTCGGGGCTCCGCACTGGGACTCGTATGCTCGGGGGACGATCGTCGGCCTCACGCGCGGAACGACGCGGGCGCATCTGGCGCGGGCGGCGCTTGAGAGCATGTGCTACCAGACCCGCGACGCGGTCGAGGCGATGGAGCAGGACTCGGGGGCGGAGATCCCGACCTTCAAGGCCGACGGCGGAGCGGCGGCGAACCGCTGGATGATGCAGTTCCAGGCCGACATCCTCGGTGTTCCGGTCGAGGTCCCGGAGACCCTTGAGACGACGGCGCTCGGGGCGGCGTACCTCGCCGGGCTCGCGACGGGCTTCTGGCAGGACAAGGAGGAGCTGAAGAGCCGGTGGCGGCTGAGGCGTCGCTACGAGCCGCAGATGAGCGAGGAGGAGCGCGAGCGGCTCTACGGACGCTGGAAGGAGGCCGTTGCGCGGGCGAAGAACTGGGCGCAGGAAGCCGTCGAGTCCCCGCTCGCCTAG
- the dhaK gene encoding dihydroxyacetone kinase subunit DhaK, whose protein sequence is MKKVINAPENVVSEMLSGMEKAHGDIIRVVAEHNLVVRADAPVSGKVALVSGGGSGHEPTHGGYVGAGMLDAACAGSVFTSPTPDQMLEATKAVDGGAGVFYVVKNYTGDVLNFEMAGELAEAEGIQTDYVVVNDDVAVEDSTYTSGRRGIAGTIFVHKICGAAADDGKDLSGIKELAERVNANVRTMGMSLTSCIPPEAGEPIFEIADDEMEIGMGIHGEPGIERKKIEPANEIVDQLLGKILSDNVDFSGSEVAVMVNGLGGTPPMELYIAYSHVADVLEREGITVYGRPYVGDYMTSLEMAGFSVTLLKLDEEMKGYLTAPCKVAAGRPF, encoded by the coding sequence ATGAAGAAGGTGATCAACGCCCCCGAGAACGTAGTCTCCGAGATGCTCTCGGGCATGGAGAAAGCGCACGGGGACATCATCCGCGTCGTTGCCGAGCACAACCTCGTCGTCCGCGCGGACGCGCCCGTTTCCGGAAAGGTCGCCCTCGTAAGCGGGGGCGGCTCGGGCCACGAGCCGACGCACGGCGGCTACGTCGGGGCGGGAATGCTCGATGCGGCCTGCGCCGGGTCGGTGTTCACGAGCCCGACCCCGGACCAGATGCTTGAGGCCACGAAGGCCGTGGACGGCGGCGCGGGCGTGTTCTACGTCGTAAAGAACTACACCGGCGACGTCCTTAACTTCGAGATGGCCGGAGAGCTTGCCGAGGCCGAGGGCATCCAGACCGACTACGTCGTGGTCAACGACGACGTCGCGGTCGAGGACTCGACGTACACGAGCGGGCGGCGCGGGATCGCGGGCACGATCTTCGTGCACAAGATCTGCGGCGCGGCGGCCGACGACGGCAAGGACCTCAGCGGGATAAAGGAACTTGCCGAACGGGTCAACGCGAACGTCCGGACGATGGGCATGTCGCTGACGAGCTGCATCCCGCCCGAGGCCGGAGAGCCCATCTTCGAGATCGCCGACGACGAGATGGAGATCGGGATGGGCATCCACGGCGAGCCCGGCATCGAGCGGAAGAAGATCGAACCCGCAAACGAGATCGTCGACCAGCTCCTCGGGAAGATCCTCTCGGACAACGTGGACTTCTCGGGCTCGGAGGTCGCGGTGATGGTGAACGGGCTCGGCGGTACCCCGCCGATGGAGCTCTACATCGCCTACTCGCACGTCGCGGACGTCCTTGAGCGCGAGGGCATAACCGTCTACGGCAGGCCCTACGTCGGCGACTACATGACCTCCCTTGAGATGGCCGGGTTCTCCGTCACGCTGCTGAAGCTCGACGAGGAGATGAAGGGTTACCTCACCGCGCCGTGCAAGGTGGCGGCCGGCAGGCCGTTCTAG